The following DNA comes from Ketobacter sp. MCCC 1A13808.
ATGGGGTTAACCCCCAACATGTCGGACTCCGTAGACGAAGACTTGTCTGCAGAAATGGATGCCGCGATGGCAATGCTTCAGAACAGCTAAAAAGGTCAACCAATTAACCAGCGCGCTGCCCGGGTCATGAATCTTCATCCCGGGCAAACATTTCCTGAATGCTGGAAAAATCTTTTTTCCCCCACCCTTTTCGGCCGTGTAATGCGTATAAGCTTTTGGCTAACTGGCCCATGGGTAATGTCGAACGGCTTTGCAACCCCGCCTCCAACGCCAAGCCCAGATCCTTGTTCATTAAATCCGTTTGAAAGCCACCTTTGTAATCGTTTGCGGATGGCACATTTTCCATCGTTCCGGGAAACGGATTATATAATTCCAGCGACCAATTCCTGCCTGAACTTTGCAACATAATATCGGACAAGACTTTAGCATCCAAGCCGTTATCCACACCCAACTGCAATGCTTCAGCGGTTCCTATCATGTGCACAGCCAAAAGCATATTATTGCATATTTTGGCCGTTTGGCCGGCACCGCTGGCACCGGCGTGAAAGACATTTTTACCCATGTTTTGCAGAATCGGATTGGCTTTTTCGAATGCGGCCTGGTCACCACCCACAATGAAGGTGAGCGTACCAGCTACTGCGCCTCCCACACCACCGGATACCGGCGCGTCCAGCATATGAATCCCCAACGCCTGAGCGGCATTGGATACATTAATGGCATTTTCTGCTGCGATAGTGGAACAATCAATTACCAGGGTCTGAGCAGACATGGATTTGAGGATTGCCTGCTGGTGGATATAAAGATCTTCTACGATCTTGCCGGATGGCAACATCGAAATCACAAACTCCACATCCTGCACCGCTTCCTGAGGCGACGCCACAATGTGGGCACTACCGGTGCCGGCCTGACTCTGGGCAACTACGTTTTCTGCGAACTGAACGGACAGGTCATAAACCTTTACCTGGTGCCCGGCCTTAATCAGGTTTACGGCCATCGGCCCACCCATATTACCGACCCCGATAAAACCAATCTTTGCCATGTTGTAACTCCTGAATTTGCGTTATGAGCCCAGATTTAACAGCGGATTAGGTGCGTCCCATGGTGGTTGAAAATGCTGCTCCACCCACTTTGCCGGCACATCGGCGATGGCATCAAACTGCCACTTTGGGTTGCCATCTTTATCCACCAGCAAAGCGCGCACACCCTCAACAAAGTCCGCATGCAATGCGCACTGCAATGACATCACTAACTCCATCTGGAACACTTGCGGCAGCGATAGCTTCTTACCGCGTAGCAATTGCTGATAAACCAGATGAGCGGTGGTCGGACTACCTGATCTGAACGTCGCGGCGGCCTTGTTAAGCCACTTGTTTTCAGTATCCAGCGCATTGAATTGATCGGCTATTTCAACCAGGTCGGCTCCGTCGGTCACCGCTTGAATCAGATCGTAGTGTTCGCGTACATTCGATACAGGCAGTGTCTCCAGGTTTTCATAGGATTTTAGCACCCGGCTAACCAGCACCTGGTTGTCTGCCTCGGATTCGCTCCAGCTCTGCTCCTGCAATGATTGCATCAACGCTTCTTTCGAATCGCTTGCGATATAGCGATCCGCCATACCAACAAAGAGCGCGTCCGCGGCATTTATATTGGCGCCGGTCAGCCCCAAAAAAAGACCGGTTCGACCCGGGGCGTGATTCAGAAACCAGGTGCCACCCACATCAGGATATAAACCAATGGAAATTTCCGGCATCGCCATACGAGACGCTTCCGTCACCACCCGGTGTGACGCCCCCGACATCAAACCAATACCACCACCCATAATTATGCCGTGGCCCCACACGATAATGGGTTTGGCGTAAACATGGATCAAGTAATCCAGCCGATATTCATTCTCAAAAAATGCCTGAACGTCGGGCAACGCCTTTTTTGCACCGACGTCAGTAATCGTTTCGCACAAGGTGCGCACATCGCCACCGGCACAAAACGCTTTTTCACCTGCGCCCTGCAACCAGACTGCAGCAACGTTGTTGTCTTTTTCCCATAATTTAAGCTGGTCAGTGAGCGCTGACACCATCTCGCTGTTGAGCGAATTCAGCTTGCGTTCCATATTGAGCGTGGCAACACCCACCTTTTTGCCATTGGTCGCGCTCAGTTCGCTGAATAAAACCGACTCTGTCATTGAATAATCTCCGTAGCACCTTCCAGCAATGCGCGCCGGGCGATAATGAGGCGCATAATTTCATTGGTACCTTCTAAAATTTGATGAACCCGTGAATCCCGCACATAGCGCTCCAGAGGATATTCACGAATATAGCCGTATCCACCATGAATCTGTAACGCATCGTTGCACACATTAAAGCCGACGTCGGTCGCAAAGCGTTTCGCCATGGCCGAGTAAACGGACGCTTCCGGATCTTTCTGATCCAGTTTAACAGCAGCCATCCGCACCATTTGCCGAGCGGCAACCAAATTCGTCAGCATGTCAGCCAATTTGAATTGCAAGCCCTGAAAATCTCCGATCGCCTTGCCAAACTGCTTACGCTCCAACATGTATCGCTGTGCGGTATCCAGTGCCGCCTGAGCAGCTCCGAGTGAACAGGTGGCGATATTAATTCGCCCGCCATCCAGGCCCTTCATCGCCAACTTAAACCCGTCACCTTCATTGCCGATCAGATTGCCTGCATCGACTTTTACGTTTTCAAACGTAATGGTGCGGGTGGGTTGGCAGTTCCAGCCCATCTTGTCTTCTTTGCGTCCGTAGCTGATGCCTTCACTGTTAGCCGGAACCACGAAGCAGGATATACCGCGAGCACCCGAGCCGGCATCTCCGGTTCTCGCCATCAGTATCAGCACGTCGGTAGAACCGGCCCCGGAAATAAAACACTTACTGCCATTCACCACATAATAATCACCCTGACGCTTGGCACTGGTCTTGAGTGCGGCCGCATCCGAGCCGGCGTTGGGTTCGGTTAAACAGTAAGATGCCAACAGTTCCCCGCTGGTAAGCCCTGGCCCCCACTTTTGCACCAGGGTCTCACCTGCAAATCCGGTGAGCATCCAGGTGCACATATTATGGATGGTGATATAGGCTGCCGTGGCGGTGCAGCCATAAGCCAATTGTTCAAACACCAGGTGAGAGTCCAGCCGGGAAAAGCCCATGCCACCGGCGTTCTCGTCACAATACAGCCCGCAAAAACCCAACTCCCCTGCTTTGCGTATCACATCCACCGGAAATAATGCCTCTGCGTCCCAGCGAGCTGCGTGAGGCGCAAGCTCGCTGGTGGCAAAACTGCGGGCGGCTTCCTGAAAAGCCCGCTGATCGTCATTTAGATTAAAATCCACTTTACCTGCCTCACCTTCCGACTGCATAACAATGGCTGATTTTCGATTTTTATTTCAAATTAATCGTCATGTTAATACCGGTATCGGCAATATCACTTTCAAACCAACGGGCTGTAATGGTTTTGGTTTCTGTATAGAAGCGCACGGCTTGCTTACCGTAAGCGTGTTGATCACCATAGAACGAGGCTTTCCAACCGGTGAAGGAAAAGAACGGTAGGGGCACTGGAATCGGAATATTAATACCCACCTGACCTACTTCTATTTCATGTTGATACTTGCGCGCAGCGGCTCCGCTCGCTGTGAATAATGATGTACCGTTACCGCAAGGATGATTGTTTATGAGTTCGATCGCATCTTCCAGGGTGTCCACGTTGATGACGCTCAACACAGGACCGAATACTTCTTCGTTATAAATGCTCATTTCAGGGGTGACATTGGTGAACAAGGTCGGGCCCACCCAGTTTCCGTCCGGGAAGCCATCCACTTCGCATTGGCTACCGTCAAGCAAACAGGTCGCACCTTCTTCTTTGCCCTGCGCGATCAGCTTCACCACACGCTGCTTTGCCTGGGGGCTTATGAGTGGTCCGTAGGCCGCTTCCGGATCATTCCAGGCGCCGGGATGTACCTGACCCAACGCTTCGGTTATATCATCAATCCATTCGCTGGACTGCCCGACCAAAACCAACACACTGATCGCCATGCAGCGTTGCCCTGCTGCACCCACAGACGCGCCCACAATGTTGTTAATCACTTGCTGGCGATTGGCATCGGGCATAACCACCATATGGTTTTTGGCACCAGCAAACGCCTGCACGCGTTTCATATTGGCGGTACCGGTGCTATAGATATATTGTCCGACCGGCACAGAACCAACGAACGAAATGGCTTTCACATCAGGCTCGGTCAATAACGTGTCCACTTGTTCTTTGCGGCCATGCACAACCTGAAGCACATCGGGCGGCGCTCCTGCTTCAAGAAACAATTCCGCAAGCCGCATTGGCGTCATCGGATCTTGCTCTGAAGGTTTCAGAATAAAGGTATTACCGCAGGCAATAGCGAGAGGGAACATCCACAAGGGAATCATGGCCGGAAAGTTAAAAGGGGTAATACCGACACACACACCAAGAGGCTGCATGTAGGAATAAGTGTCGATCGAGGTGGCAACATTCTCAACGGTTTCGCCCATCATCAGGCTGGGCACATTCGCAGCGTGCTCAACTACTTCAATGCCACGCCACACATCGCCTTTTGCGTCTTCAAAGGTCTTGCCGGTTTCTTTGGCCAGAATCTCTGCCAGTTCGTCATGGTGCTTTTTCAACAACCCCTGATACGCCAGCATAATCCGGGCACGGGCAGGCACCGGAATATTGCGCCAGGTTTTGAATGCGTTTTTAGCGCTGTCGATGGCCTGGCGCATTTCCTCTGCGGTGGTACAGGGCACCTTCGCGATCACTTTTTGCGTCGCAGGATCGTTTACTTCAATCCATTCATCGCTGGAACTGTATTGAAATTCACCACCGATAAGCTGCTTTACTTTCGTTATGCTGTTGTCTTGGTTGCTCTGTGTCATGATCGATTCCTGGGTTGCACGGGGATACTTGTGTCCTGCCTATCTTTGTAGCATAACCGACAGCGAAGTGACATTGACGATATTGCGGATAAAGTGGACTATATTGTGATTATGGTAATTGGCAGGAGCCCTTATGCCCGTTTCTTCCGGCTGGCCGCTTAAACCCGGTGCTATCCGATTTTTTGTTCCTCTGTTTGCAAGCCGGCAACTGCGGCAACACCCGTTGACTGAATCGTTATATATCAACGGCATGGGGTTGTATCCCTGTGCCGAGGGGCATCTGATGGAGCGCTCTGACCATGAAGACCATTTATTAATGTATTGCTCAGCGGGAAAAGGATATGTCTCGGCCGGAGGCAAACGCACGCCGGTCTCCGCGGGTCAACTCATCTTGATTCCCAAAGGAACAGCCCATGAATAC
Coding sequences within:
- the mmsB gene encoding 3-hydroxyisobutyrate dehydrogenase, whose translation is MAKIGFIGVGNMGGPMAVNLIKAGHQVKVYDLSVQFAENVVAQSQAGTGSAHIVASPQEAVQDVEFVISMLPSGKIVEDLYIHQQAILKSMSAQTLVIDCSTIAAENAINVSNAAQALGIHMLDAPVSGGVGGAVAGTLTFIVGGDQAAFEKANPILQNMGKNVFHAGASGAGQTAKICNNMLLAVHMIGTAEALQLGVDNGLDAKVLSDIMLQSSGRNWSLELYNPFPGTMENVPSANDYKGGFQTDLMNKDLGLALEAGLQSRSTLPMGQLAKSLYALHGRKGWGKKDFSSIQEMFARDEDS
- a CDS encoding enoyl-CoA hydratase/isomerase family protein; the protein is MTESVLFSELSATNGKKVGVATLNMERKLNSLNSEMVSALTDQLKLWEKDNNVAAVWLQGAGEKAFCAGGDVRTLCETITDVGAKKALPDVQAFFENEYRLDYLIHVYAKPIIVWGHGIIMGGGIGLMSGASHRVVTEASRMAMPEISIGLYPDVGGTWFLNHAPGRTGLFLGLTGANINAADALFVGMADRYIASDSKEALMQSLQEQSWSESEADNQVLVSRVLKSYENLETLPVSNVREHYDLIQAVTDGADLVEIADQFNALDTENKWLNKAAATFRSGSPTTAHLVYQQLLRGKKLSLPQVFQMELVMSLQCALHADFVEGVRALLVDKDGNPKWQFDAIADVPAKWVEQHFQPPWDAPNPLLNLGS
- a CDS encoding acyl-CoA dehydrogenase family protein, with amino-acid sequence MDFNLNDDQRAFQEAARSFATSELAPHAARWDAEALFPVDVIRKAGELGFCGLYCDENAGGMGFSRLDSHLVFEQLAYGCTATAAYITIHNMCTWMLTGFAGETLVQKWGPGLTSGELLASYCLTEPNAGSDAAALKTSAKRQGDYYVVNGSKCFISGAGSTDVLILMARTGDAGSGARGISCFVVPANSEGISYGRKEDKMGWNCQPTRTITFENVKVDAGNLIGNEGDGFKLAMKGLDGGRINIATCSLGAAQAALDTAQRYMLERKQFGKAIGDFQGLQFKLADMLTNLVAARQMVRMAAVKLDQKDPEASVYSAMAKRFATDVGFNVCNDALQIHGGYGYIREYPLERYVRDSRVHQILEGTNEIMRLIIARRALLEGATEIIQ
- a CDS encoding CoA-acylating methylmalonate-semialdehyde dehydrogenase; amino-acid sequence: MTQSNQDNSITKVKQLIGGEFQYSSSDEWIEVNDPATQKVIAKVPCTTAEEMRQAIDSAKNAFKTWRNIPVPARARIMLAYQGLLKKHHDELAEILAKETGKTFEDAKGDVWRGIEVVEHAANVPSLMMGETVENVATSIDTYSYMQPLGVCVGITPFNFPAMIPLWMFPLAIACGNTFILKPSEQDPMTPMRLAELFLEAGAPPDVLQVVHGRKEQVDTLLTEPDVKAISFVGSVPVGQYIYSTGTANMKRVQAFAGAKNHMVVMPDANRQQVINNIVGASVGAAGQRCMAISVLVLVGQSSEWIDDITEALGQVHPGAWNDPEAAYGPLISPQAKQRVVKLIAQGKEEGATCLLDGSQCEVDGFPDGNWVGPTLFTNVTPEMSIYNEEVFGPVLSVINVDTLEDAIELINNHPCGNGTSLFTASGAAARKYQHEIEVGQVGINIPIPVPLPFFSFTGWKASFYGDQHAYGKQAVRFYTETKTITARWFESDIADTGINMTINLK